The Chitinophagales bacterium genome has a window encoding:
- a CDS encoding (4Fe-4S)-binding protein — MDLNSVTKKYDNGEITVVWKPGVCIHSKKCWTGLPKVFNPQVKPWVNISGADTEAIIAQVDKCPSGALSYFRNEQVREEIPATPASAKIEVTKNGPLLIHGDIIVQHKDGNESIHSKVTAFCRCGQSGNKPFCDGTHRKCGFKDE; from the coding sequence ATGGACCTGAATAGCGTAACCAAAAAATATGACAACGGCGAGATAACCGTGGTGTGGAAACCAGGGGTGTGCATACACTCTAAAAAATGCTGGACGGGGCTGCCAAAGGTATTTAACCCTCAGGTGAAACCCTGGGTGAATATTTCTGGTGCAGATACAGAAGCAATTATTGCGCAGGTAGATAAATGCCCGTCGGGAGCGTTGAGCTATTTCAGGAACGAACAGGTTAGGGAAGAAATTCCGGCAACACCAGCTTCGGCAAAAATAGAAGTGACAAAGAATGGACCGCTTTTGATACATGGTGATATTATAGTGCAACATAAAGACGGTAACGAAAGCATCCACTCAAAGGTGACTGCGTTCTGTCGTTGCGGCCAATCGGGCAATAAACCGTTTTGTGATGGCACACACAGGAAGTGTGGATTTAAAGATGAATAG
- the mfd gene encoding transcription-repair coupling factor, which yields MNLQVLQSLYQNDIRVKQIAGGISLSDPKLRVTLLNLKGSSLNFIATAVWQLSDANHVFILNDNEEAAYFHNDLENLTGALDICYFPDSFKKTGSFNELNSSHVMLRTEALTKFSKAETHKKVLVTYPEALFEKVVNPRSLSGNMISIKVGENLKIDEVLKQFVGLGFKKEDFVYEPGQFAMRGGILDIYSFGNEHPYRIELFGNEVDSIRLFNPETQLSERKLLQVSIIPNIETKFEANEKVSLLDYLPENTVIWAKDFDFTVGRLGKMEVELPDVINLNDVAIDHEEAWLKQLTKDDFETTENWQQKLKQRHLIEWYNHSLPRLTGDEDTAVLQFATDEQPVFNRQFGLLIEDLQKRIAQKYEPYIFAENARQTERLRSIFEDLNANITFVPIPKAISKGFIDHEKKIVCYTDHQIFQRYHKFNVKQAYTKGKAITMRALRELQPGDFVTHIDHGVGVYSGLQKIDVNGNMQEAVRIIYRDNDVLYVNINSLHKISKYTGKEGTQPKVNKLGSEAWQKLKNKTKKQVKEIAVDLIKLYAKRKASTGFAHTPDSYLQTELEASFFYEDTPDQSKATADVKRDMEAPSPMDRLVCGDVGFGKTEVAIRAAFKTVADSKQAAILVPTTILAYQHYQTLKERLADFPCNIDYVNRFKSAKQKTETLKKLAAGEIDIIVGTHALLGKSVKFKDLGLLVIDEEQKFGVAAKEKLREMKANVDTLTLTATPIPRTLQFSLMNARDLSIMNTPPPNRQPVQTEVMVFDEYAIRDAIYFEAERGGQVYFIHNRIQSLPEMVTLLRNLCPDLEIGMAHGQLEGHKLEEALFSFIEHKYDVLCCTNIVESGVDIPNANTIIINNAHQFGLSDLHQLRGRVGRSNKKAFCYLIAPPKSTLPNDSRKRLETLEQFNELGSGFQIAMRDLDIRGAGNLLGGEQSGFIAEIGFEMYQKILAEAIRELKRTDFKDVFAEELERKKDFVADCTIDTDLEILIPESYVDNITERLSLYTQLDDLEEESELQKFAEELTDRFGPIPGQVQELLTTIHSRWLAKELGFEKLILKNKQLRLYFVNDPDSPYFESPTFNHIMDYIQKSVNNARLKQVGKNFMLVVDNMKKMADVFNFLNRITQAADPSVQ from the coding sequence ATGAATTTGCAGGTGCTGCAAAGTTTGTATCAGAATGATATCCGCGTCAAACAGATTGCGGGCGGCATCTCATTGTCCGACCCCAAGCTCAGGGTAACATTACTCAACCTCAAAGGCTCTTCGCTCAACTTTATTGCAACGGCAGTATGGCAGCTCAGCGATGCCAATCATGTGTTCATTCTGAACGACAATGAGGAAGCTGCATATTTTCATAACGACCTGGAAAATCTTACCGGAGCGCTGGATATCTGTTATTTCCCCGACTCATTCAAAAAAACCGGCAGTTTTAACGAACTGAACAGCAGCCACGTGATGCTGCGTACAGAAGCTCTGACAAAGTTCAGCAAAGCCGAGACCCACAAAAAAGTACTGGTTACCTATCCGGAAGCATTATTTGAAAAAGTAGTGAATCCAAGATCACTGTCGGGCAACATGATCAGTATAAAAGTGGGGGAAAACCTGAAGATCGATGAGGTGCTGAAGCAATTTGTAGGCCTGGGTTTTAAGAAGGAAGATTTTGTATACGAGCCGGGACAGTTTGCCATGCGTGGTGGTATATTGGATATTTATTCTTTTGGCAACGAGCACCCCTACCGTATCGAACTTTTTGGCAACGAGGTAGACAGTATCAGGTTGTTCAACCCAGAAACACAATTATCTGAAAGGAAACTACTGCAGGTTTCTATCATTCCTAATATTGAAACGAAGTTTGAGGCAAATGAAAAGGTATCGCTGTTGGATTACCTGCCCGAAAATACAGTCATATGGGCTAAAGATTTTGATTTTACAGTGGGCAGGTTGGGTAAGATGGAAGTGGAGCTTCCTGATGTCATCAACCTGAACGATGTTGCCATAGACCATGAAGAAGCCTGGCTGAAGCAACTGACGAAAGATGATTTTGAAACCACTGAAAACTGGCAACAGAAATTAAAACAAAGACATTTAATTGAATGGTATAACCATTCACTACCCAGACTGACAGGCGATGAGGATACAGCTGTGTTGCAATTTGCTACCGATGAGCAACCCGTATTCAACAGGCAGTTCGGGTTGTTAATAGAAGACCTGCAAAAACGCATTGCGCAGAAATATGAGCCTTATATTTTTGCAGAGAACGCCAGGCAGACGGAGCGCCTGCGCAGCATCTTCGAAGACCTCAATGCCAATATTACCTTCGTGCCCATACCCAAAGCTATCAGCAAGGGCTTCATTGACCATGAGAAGAAGATAGTTTGCTATACCGACCACCAGATATTTCAGCGTTACCACAAGTTTAACGTAAAGCAGGCATACACCAAAGGTAAGGCTATTACAATGCGTGCGCTGCGCGAGTTGCAGCCCGGAGACTTCGTCACCCACATTGACCACGGTGTAGGTGTGTACAGCGGTTTGCAGAAAATAGATGTGAATGGTAACATGCAGGAAGCGGTGCGTATTATCTACCGTGATAATGATGTGTTATATGTCAACATTAACTCGCTGCATAAAATAAGCAAGTATACAGGTAAGGAAGGTACACAACCCAAAGTGAATAAGCTGGGTAGCGAAGCCTGGCAGAAACTGAAAAATAAGACCAAGAAGCAGGTCAAAGAAATTGCTGTTGACCTGATCAAACTATATGCAAAACGCAAAGCCTCAACCGGTTTTGCTCATACCCCTGACAGCTACTTACAAACAGAACTTGAAGCCTCATTCTTTTACGAGGATACACCAGACCAGAGCAAAGCTACTGCGGATGTAAAACGGGACATGGAAGCGCCATCGCCTATGGACAGGCTGGTATGTGGCGACGTAGGTTTTGGCAAAACGGAAGTCGCCATCAGGGCGGCTTTCAAAACCGTGGCAGATAGTAAACAGGCAGCCATTTTAGTACCTACTACAATATTGGCCTACCAGCATTACCAGACACTAAAAGAACGCCTGGCAGATTTCCCTTGTAATATAGATTATGTCAACCGTTTTAAATCTGCTAAACAGAAAACCGAGACGCTGAAAAAACTAGCTGCCGGTGAAATAGATATTATTGTTGGCACACATGCACTGTTGGGTAAAAGCGTTAAGTTCAAAGATCTTGGCCTGCTGGTAATAGATGAGGAGCAGAAATTTGGTGTAGCGGCAAAAGAAAAACTACGCGAGATGAAAGCCAACGTGGATACACTGACACTTACAGCTACGCCGATACCGCGCACCTTGCAGTTCTCGCTGATGAACGCGCGTGACCTGAGTATCATGAATACACCGCCACCCAACCGCCAGCCGGTACAAACCGAGGTGATGGTGTTTGATGAATATGCCATTCGCGATGCAATTTATTTTGAGGCAGAACGCGGCGGACAGGTGTATTTTATACACAACAGGATACAAAGCCTGCCCGAAATGGTTACCCTGCTACGCAACCTGTGCCCGGACCTGGAGATAGGTATGGCACATGGCCAGTTGGAAGGTCATAAACTGGAAGAAGCACTGTTCAGCTTTATAGAGCATAAATATGACGTGCTATGCTGTACTAATATAGTAGAAAGTGGGGTAGATATTCCCAATGCCAATACCATCATCATTAACAATGCGCATCAATTTGGGCTCAGCGACCTGCACCAGCTACGCGGACGTGTAGGGCGTAGTAATAAAAAGGCGTTTTGCTACCTCATAGCACCGCCCAAGAGCACATTGCCTAATGATAGCCGCAAAAGGCTGGAAACACTGGAACAATTCAACGAATTGGGCAGTGGCTTCCAGATTGCTATGCGCGACCTGGATATACGTGGAGCCGGCAACCTGTTGGGTGGCGAGCAGAGTGGTTTTATCGCAGAGATAGGTTTTGAGATGTACCAGAAGATACTGGCAGAAGCCATCAGGGAGCTGAAGCGTACTGATTTCAAAGACGTGTTTGCAGAAGAACTGGAGCGTAAAAAGGATTTTGTTGCCGATTGTACTATAGATACCGACCTTGAGATACTGATACCTGAGAGTTATGTTGATAATATCACTGAAAGGTTATCGCTATACACCCAGCTGGATGACCTGGAAGAAGAAAGCGAACTACAGAAATTTGCTGAAGAGCTGACTGACCGTTTCGGGCCGATACCCGGGCAGGTACAAGAATTACTGACCACAATACATAGCCGCTGGCTAGCCAAAGAGCTGGGTTTTGAAAAGTTGATACTCAAGAACAAGCAACTCCGGTTATACTTTGTCAACGACCCGGATTCTCCTTATTTCGAGTCGCCAACCTTCAATCATATCATGGATTATATCCAGAAAAGTGTGAACAATGCAAGATTGAAGCAAGTAGGGAAGAACTTTATGCTGGTAGTAGACAATATGAAAAAAATGGCTGATGTTTTCAATTTCCTTAACAGGATAACACAAGCTGCAGACCCATCAGTACAATAA
- a CDS encoding glycosyltransferase family 39 protein → MRTHKPDYALLLITLLASVLLFWKLGSHNLMQYDEARNGANAWYMYHNHDYVNYYYGNALDTWNAKPPLLIWLITISYHLFGFNEFSLRLPSVLASLAFFIVFYQLVKKNISRQVAIYSSIILLACRAVIGEHVGRNGDFDSLLLLFLTCSLYYFCEYALRNKKYAIYWVAIFLGLAFYSKGTASVLYLPGMFVFLLITGRLADILKDYRLYLSLVIFLAIAGSWILLVSLYGTTFETSVYGSKNSIETMLLYDTVKRFTTQELNPGEIKDNLFFIHAIEVRMNMWHILFYTAVATGLYRLFRKDWKYQENNMEQRFTLLLICLMVPVILIVNFGQYVLDWYFAPAWILIAIIVAQWMAYIQQKWKPAAYLWVLVIGFNLVKHFLYMDTRPDTMHHVFSKNNTNLSGQDYIVVQGTPDQDVVLYLLWLGVDFYKTENDAELQQLKGKIALVQAGKFNDNDYKLISRFDGYCLAEIK, encoded by the coding sequence ATGCGTACCCACAAGCCTGATTATGCATTGCTGCTAATCACACTGCTGGCATCTGTCTTATTATTCTGGAAACTGGGTAGCCATAACCTGATGCAATATGATGAAGCACGCAACGGTGCCAATGCATGGTATATGTACCACAATCATGATTACGTCAACTATTATTACGGAAATGCATTAGACACATGGAATGCGAAACCACCATTGCTCATCTGGCTCATCACCATCTCATATCACCTGTTTGGCTTTAACGAGTTTTCTTTGAGATTGCCATCTGTATTAGCGTCTCTTGCTTTCTTTATCGTGTTTTACCAACTGGTGAAAAAGAATATATCAAGACAGGTAGCTATATACAGCAGTATTATTTTATTGGCATGCAGAGCTGTTATCGGAGAGCATGTGGGACGCAATGGTGATTTTGACAGTTTGCTTTTATTGTTTCTCACCTGTTCTTTGTATTACTTCTGTGAATATGCACTTAGAAATAAGAAGTATGCGATCTATTGGGTAGCTATATTTCTTGGTTTGGCTTTTTACTCAAAGGGCACTGCATCAGTGTTGTATCTGCCAGGTATGTTTGTATTCCTGCTTATCACAGGCAGGTTGGCAGACATATTGAAAGACTACCGTTTATACTTGTCATTGGTCATTTTTCTTGCCATTGCTGGTTCGTGGATATTATTAGTTAGCCTGTACGGTACTACCTTCGAAACATCCGTATATGGCAGCAAGAACAGCATAGAAACTATGCTGCTTTACGATACTGTGAAGCGTTTTACTACCCAAGAGCTGAACCCCGGAGAGATAAAAGATAACTTATTCTTTATACATGCTATTGAGGTGCGGATGAACATGTGGCATATCCTGTTTTATACAGCTGTTGCCACAGGTTTGTATAGGTTATTTCGGAAAGACTGGAAGTATCAGGAGAATAATATGGAGCAGCGGTTTACCTTGTTGTTGATCTGCCTGATGGTGCCGGTGATACTGATTGTCAATTTCGGTCAGTATGTGCTGGACTGGTATTTTGCACCTGCGTGGATATTGATAGCTATTATAGTTGCTCAATGGATGGCGTATATTCAGCAAAAATGGAAGCCTGCTGCTTACTTGTGGGTGTTGGTAATTGGTTTTAACCTGGTAAAGCATTTTCTCTATATGGATACGCGCCCAGATACCATGCATCATGTGTTCTCTAAAAATAACACCAACCTGTCAGGTCAGGATTATATTGTGGTGCAGGGCACGCCTGACCAGGATGTGGTGCTGTACCTGTTATGGCTGGGTGTTGATTTCTACAAAACAGAAAATGATGCTGAATTACAACAATTAAAGGGTAAAATAGCACTTGTTCAGGCAGGCAAGTTTAACGACAATGATTATAAGTTGATAAGCCGGTTTGACGGCTATTGCCTTGCTGAAATAAAATAA
- a CDS encoding tetratricopeptide repeat protein: MRKGHYIALIAAIALIAALYWGVNTKPPTKDMQQQPAAATQAEQHGPVAAASTDSILAAAMQALPEHAREEAKQLEEKDKFSSSTETIAGADLELAKLLQQHKQPAAAAYYFTKAAKLENSEKSLNFAARLNSELLRSEESPSVRAWAAEQAIDAYEQSLKVNPDNDTVKMELAACYIDGTGAPMQGIQLLLGIIKEQPNHIPANLMLGQLSIRSGQMEKAKERFERVLKLEPENTEALYFLAEVYKSEGNKTKAVELLEECKRIVNNPEFSKEIDNYINSF, translated from the coding sequence TTGCGCAAAGGTCATTATATAGCACTGATAGCAGCAATTGCACTTATTGCTGCCCTATACTGGGGTGTAAACACCAAACCTCCAACAAAAGATATGCAACAACAACCCGCTGCTGCCACGCAGGCAGAACAGCACGGGCCTGTTGCTGCAGCCTCAACCGATTCGATATTGGCTGCAGCCATGCAAGCTCTGCCGGAACACGCCAGGGAAGAAGCGAAACAGCTGGAGGAAAAGGATAAATTCTCTTCATCAACTGAAACCATAGCCGGAGCAGATCTGGAACTGGCTAAACTGCTGCAACAGCACAAGCAGCCTGCTGCGGCTGCTTATTATTTCACAAAAGCAGCAAAGTTGGAGAATTCAGAAAAAAGCCTCAACTTTGCAGCCCGATTAAATTCTGAGCTGTTGCGCAGTGAAGAATCCCCATCGGTAAGGGCATGGGCGGCAGAGCAGGCGATAGACGCCTACGAGCAGTCTCTGAAGGTGAACCCCGACAATGACACAGTGAAGATGGAACTGGCAGCCTGTTACATAGACGGAACAGGAGCGCCAATGCAGGGGATACAGTTGTTGCTGGGAATAATCAAAGAACAGCCCAACCATATACCTGCCAACCTGATGTTAGGACAGTTGTCCATACGTTCAGGACAAATGGAAAAGGCTAAGGAGCGTTTTGAAAGAGTGTTGAAGCTGGAGCCTGAAAATACTGAAGCACTATATTTTCTTGCCGAAGTATATAAAAGCGAAGGAAATAAGACGAAAGCAGTGGAGTTGCTGGAAGAGTGTAAAAGGATAGTGAATAACCCGGAGTTCAGCAAAGAGATAGATAATTATATAAATTCATTTTAA
- a CDS encoding integration host factor subunit beta: MRKADVVNSIAEKTGIPKVDILVALEAFFKEVKTSLIEGEPVYVRGFGSFILKKRAAKIGRNIKKNIAVEIPEHFIPAFKPAKEFVQAVKTSTHDLSESAEHDDE; encoded by the coding sequence ATGAGAAAAGCCGATGTTGTAAACAGTATAGCTGAGAAAACAGGGATACCCAAAGTGGATATTCTTGTAGCTCTTGAAGCTTTCTTCAAAGAAGTGAAAACCTCGCTTATTGAAGGTGAACCTGTTTACGTTCGTGGCTTTGGCAGCTTTATCCTGAAAAAAAGGGCCGCTAAAATAGGCCGGAACATCAAGAAGAACATAGCAGTAGAAATACCGGAGCATTTTATACCTGCATTCAAACCGGCAAAAGAATTTGTACAGGCTGTGAAAACTTCAACGCATGATCTGTCAGAAAGCGCCGAACACGACGACGAATAA
- a CDS encoding response regulator transcription factor — MSKIKIVIADDHHILLDGLKAMLEKQDNINVLALYDNGQALLDDLPKKKPDLALVDINMPGMKGNELTQKIKDINPAVYVITLSMYDDAAHIMEMIEAGVSGYLLKNVNDKELVTAITQVMDGKMYFSSEVSEKLTTLVVHQQRKLDEPAKPKLTERELEILKLIANEHSNAEIADILFISERTVETHRKNMLRKTNNKTIVGLLKYALEEKLI; from the coding sequence ATGAGCAAGATAAAAATTGTCATTGCAGATGACCACCATATATTATTGGACGGACTGAAAGCAATGCTTGAAAAACAAGATAATATTAATGTACTGGCTCTTTATGACAATGGTCAGGCATTACTGGATGATTTGCCTAAAAAGAAGCCTGATCTGGCACTGGTTGATATAAACATGCCGGGTATGAAGGGCAATGAACTTACCCAAAAAATAAAAGATATCAATCCGGCAGTGTATGTCATTACGTTATCGATGTACGATGATGCTGCACATATCATGGAAATGATAGAAGCGGGTGTTTCCGGGTATCTTCTGAAGAATGTAAATGACAAAGAGTTGGTAACAGCTATCACCCAGGTGATGGATGGCAAAATGTATTTTTCTTCTGAAGTATCCGAAAAGCTGACGACGCTGGTCGTTCACCAGCAGCGTAAACTGGACGAGCCGGCAAAACCCAAACTTACTGAAAGAGAGTTGGAGATACTTAAGCTCATTGCCAATGAACACAGTAATGCGGAGATCGCTGATATACTGTTTATAAGCGAACGTACGGTAGAAACACACCGAAAGAATATGTTGCGTAAGACAAATAACAAAACCATAGTGGGCCTGCTCAAATACGCACTGGAAGAAAAACTCATTTAA
- a CDS encoding CoA pyrophosphatase: protein MDIRQQIESLQTRLQQPLPGVAAQNKMASRVRALPLQIPEDARQSAVMALLYPVQHELNLLLIKRVEDGKPHSGQISFPGGRRDPEDESLQITALRETYEEVGIRADKIEIIGSLSSLYIPVSNSNVFPFVGFADNKPELNICADEVQYTMEVPIKKLFDPGIKTVRHITPSAFPEITIEAPSYLWDEDHIIWGATAMMIAELEELMNFR from the coding sequence TTGGACATCAGGCAACAGATAGAAAGTTTACAAACAAGGTTGCAACAGCCTTTGCCGGGTGTTGCTGCGCAAAACAAAATGGCCAGCCGGGTAAGGGCCTTGCCATTGCAGATACCTGAAGACGCCCGCCAGAGCGCGGTAATGGCTTTGCTATATCCTGTGCAGCATGAGCTGAACCTATTGCTGATAAAACGGGTGGAAGACGGCAAACCACATAGCGGACAGATAAGTTTTCCGGGCGGGCGCAGAGACCCCGAAGACGAGAGCCTGCAGATAACCGCACTACGAGAGACCTATGAAGAGGTTGGTATCAGGGCTGATAAAATAGAGATAATTGGTTCGCTCAGCTCTCTATACATACCGGTAAGCAACTCCAATGTATTCCCGTTTGTAGGTTTTGCCGACAACAAGCCTGAACTCAATATTTGTGCTGACGAGGTACAATACACCATGGAAGTACCCATAAAAAAGTTGTTTGACCCTGGTATAAAAACTGTGCGCCATATAACACCTTCGGCTTTTCCGGAAATTACAATCGAGGCTCCGTCTTATTTATGGGATGAGGATCACATTATTTGGGGGGCGACAGCAATGATGATAGCGGAGCTGGAAGAATTAATGAATTTCAGGTAA
- a CDS encoding NAD(P)H-dependent oxidoreductase has product MLNITILYGAIREGRLSIRAAKALLNALNNSGKVNATLIDIKDHNLPVMESRLKDMDNPPPALVTISEKLSSADGIVFVTPEYNNSYSGALKNAVDYFTKEWAKKPIGIVCGSNGRMGGVNASNLLQLLVLAIGAFPMPYKLLVPELHNSLNEEGEPLTDIMAKNLNRFVEEYIWFVEAISTQNKKKQ; this is encoded by the coding sequence ATGTTGAACATAACGATACTGTATGGCGCAATAAGAGAGGGTAGGTTGAGCATCAGGGCAGCCAAAGCCTTGCTGAATGCCCTGAACAACTCCGGTAAAGTAAACGCCACACTTATAGACATAAAAGACCATAACCTTCCTGTTATGGAAAGTCGCCTGAAAGACATGGACAACCCTCCGCCTGCACTTGTGACAATAAGTGAAAAGTTGAGTAGCGCAGATGGTATTGTGTTTGTTACTCCCGAATATAACAACAGCTATAGTGGTGCGCTGAAAAACGCTGTAGATTATTTTACAAAAGAATGGGCTAAAAAACCCATAGGTATTGTCTGCGGGTCAAATGGCAGGATGGGTGGTGTCAACGCATCCAACCTGCTTCAGTTGCTGGTATTAGCTATAGGAGCTTTCCCTATGCCGTACAAACTGCTGGTACCTGAACTCCATAATTCGCTTAACGAAGAGGGAGAACCACTGACCGACATCATGGCTAAGAACCTGAACCGTTTTGTAGAAGAATATATATGGTTTGTAGAAGCCATAAGTACACAAAACAAAAAGAAACAATAA
- a CDS encoding Rne/Rng family ribonuclease, producing the protein MNKELIINSSGDGVEIALLEDKKLVELHFEKGQNNFAVGDLYLGKVKKLMPGLNAAFVDVGYEKDAFLHYTDLSPYFRSLLKFTKQSLDGNPTWGGDFGRFAVEAEILKSGKITEVVNHKPELLVQVLKEPISNKGPRLSCEISLPGRFVVMTPFNDVVAISRKIHSADERKRLQRTVEAIKPKNFGVIVRTAAEGKNTAELHNDVMELTQMWKHIQENLKGAKAPKLIMGEQDKTTSILRDLLNVNFQKVVVNDKKLHAETKDYISRIAPDQEDIVTFHNGGTNVFDTYGVTKQVKSSFGKTVNLPSGAYLIIEHTEALHVVDVNSGTRSAELGQEQNALVTNLEAAEEIARQMRLRDLGGIIIIDFIDMKLPNNKKQVLEALEGFMAGDRARHTILPISKFGLMQITRQRLRPELNISTAEVCPTCKGTGKIGPSILIADDIEKDLNYLINQGHRKLALHVHPIMSAYLTKGNFFNSIQWKWYWKYKVKVKIMTDNNSPITEYHFYDSKTDDIIKL; encoded by the coding sequence ATGAACAAAGAACTGATTATCAATTCTTCCGGCGATGGTGTGGAAATAGCCCTGCTGGAAGATAAGAAGCTCGTTGAGCTCCATTTTGAAAAGGGGCAAAACAACTTTGCCGTGGGCGACCTGTACCTGGGCAAAGTAAAAAAGCTTATGCCCGGTCTGAACGCAGCCTTCGTAGACGTAGGCTACGAAAAAGATGCTTTTCTTCATTATACTGACCTGAGTCCATACTTCCGTTCACTTTTAAAATTCACCAAACAATCACTTGATGGCAACCCGACATGGGGCGGTGATTTTGGCAGGTTTGCGGTAGAAGCTGAGATACTGAAATCCGGCAAGATCACGGAAGTGGTGAACCACAAGCCGGAATTACTGGTGCAGGTACTGAAGGAACCCATATCGAATAAAGGGCCAAGGTTGAGCTGTGAAATATCCCTTCCGGGGCGTTTTGTGGTAATGACACCCTTTAATGATGTGGTAGCAATTTCACGTAAGATACACTCTGCCGATGAGCGTAAGCGATTGCAACGTACTGTTGAGGCCATCAAACCGAAAAATTTCGGTGTGATCGTGCGTACTGCAGCAGAAGGCAAGAATACAGCAGAACTACATAACGATGTAATGGAGCTGACCCAAATGTGGAAGCACATACAGGAGAACCTGAAAGGAGCCAAAGCACCTAAACTCATTATGGGAGAGCAGGACAAGACAACATCTATCCTGCGCGACCTGCTTAATGTCAACTTTCAGAAGGTAGTAGTGAACGACAAAAAACTACACGCAGAGACAAAAGATTACATTTCACGAATAGCACCAGACCAGGAGGATATCGTTACCTTTCACAACGGCGGAACCAACGTTTTTGACACCTATGGTGTTACCAAACAGGTAAAATCATCATTTGGCAAAACGGTGAACCTGCCCAGCGGCGCTTATTTAATAATAGAACATACAGAAGCGCTGCACGTTGTAGATGTGAACAGCGGTACGCGCAGTGCTGAACTGGGACAAGAACAGAATGCACTGGTTACCAACCTGGAAGCTGCAGAAGAGATAGCGCGCCAGATGCGCTTGCGCGACCTGGGAGGTATCATTATTATCGACTTCATAGATATGAAGTTGCCGAATAACAAAAAGCAGGTGTTGGAAGCACTGGAAGGTTTTATGGCAGGAGACCGGGCGAGGCATACTATACTGCCTATATCCAAGTTCGGACTGATGCAGATAACCCGCCAGCGACTGAGGCCGGAACTGAATATATCAACAGCTGAAGTGTGCCCCACCTGTAAAGGTACAGGCAAAATAGGACCATCAATCCTGATAGCAGACGATATTGAAAAAGACCTGAACTACCTCATCAACCAGGGACACCGCAAACTGGCATTGCATGTCCACCCTATCATGAGCGCATACCTCACCAAAGGAAATTTCTTTAACTCGATACAATGGAAATGGTACTGGAAATATAAAGTGAAAGTGAAAATAATGACCGACAACAACTCACCGATCACGGAATACCATTTCTACGACAGCAAGACCGACGACATCATTAAATTATAA
- a CDS encoding COX15/CtaA family protein, with protein sequence MIIVQVLLGGITRLTGSGLSITEWKPIMGALPPMNDHDWQEAFDKYKQIAQFKYLNSHFELNDFKFLFFWEWFHRLWARMLGVVFAIGFIFFLVRGYFKKDMVIPLVILFILGAAQGLVGWIMVASGLNDTDLYVNHIKLALHFISALILLCYTFWFALSLLIPDGQLVHNIRFRSLTIITIAVLGIQLVYGAFMAGMKAAMRAPTWPDINGMYFPDTLATDSWVNHPLNIHFVHRMLAYILFTLVMFWFVAARKAAIQFRSAYLKKVAWWPFGLVWLQVLLGIITVLSAPSIVFGKFGTFEMLAELHQLVAMFLLMSLMVGVYMARPSKS encoded by the coding sequence ATGATCATTGTACAGGTGTTGTTGGGGGGTATTACGCGGCTCACCGGTTCCGGTCTTTCTATCACCGAATGGAAACCCATTATGGGCGCACTGCCTCCTATGAACGACCATGACTGGCAGGAAGCTTTCGACAAGTACAAACAAATTGCGCAATTCAAGTACCTGAACAGCCATTTCGAGCTGAATGATTTCAAATTCCTTTTCTTCTGGGAGTGGTTCCACCGCCTTTGGGCCAGGATGTTGGGTGTGGTATTTGCTATTGGGTTTATTTTCTTCCTGGTAAGAGGGTATTTCAAAAAAGATATGGTTATTCCACTGGTCATTCTTTTTATACTGGGAGCTGCCCAGGGGCTGGTAGGCTGGATCATGGTAGCCAGCGGTCTGAACGATACCGACCTGTATGTCAACCACATAAAACTGGCGCTGCATTTTATCTCCGCATTAATATTATTATGCTATACGTTCTGGTTCGCACTTTCGTTATTGATACCGGATGGGCAACTGGTTCATAATATCCGGTTCCGTTCACTTACTATTATTACCATTGCAGTATTGGGGATACAGTTGGTGTATGGTGCTTTTATGGCAGGAATGAAAGCAGCTATGCGTGCCCCTACCTGGCCCGACATAAATGGCATGTATTTCCCGGACACACTGGCAACAGATAGCTGGGTGAACCATCCGCTTAATATCCATTTTGTGCACCGTATGCTTGCATATATCCTGTTCACGTTGGTGATGTTCTGGTTTGTCGCAGCAAGAAAAGCTGCGATACAATTCCGTTCTGCTTATCTGAAAAAAGTGGCGTGGTGGCCTTTCGGGTTGGTATGGTTACAGGTTTTGCTTGGTATTATCACGGTTTTGAGTGCTCCGTCTATTGTATTTGGCAAGTTCGGCACTTTCGAGATGCTGGCAGAATTACATCAGCTTGTAGCCATGTTCCTGCTTATGTCGTTGATGGTAGGTGTGTATATGGCACGCCCGTCAAAGTCATAA